A genome region from Bacteroidota bacterium includes the following:
- a CDS encoding sodium:solute symporter, translating into MANLDWIILFGTLAFIVIYGTWKSRGSQNIEGYLKGDNEMKWYTIGLSIMATQASAITFLSTPGQAFEDGMRFIQFYFGLPIAMIIISFTILPIYYKLKVYTAYEYLENRFDYKTRLLAAFLFLVQRGLAAGITIYAPAIILSSILGWNLNFTNIFIGFLVIIYTVAGGTKAVSQTQKQQMLVILAGMTIAFIIVVNSLPQHITFSNAVSIAGTMGKMNVVDFSFDFTTRYTFWSGITGGLFLAMSYFGTDQSQVQRYLSGKSLKESRLGLMFNGIVKIPMQFLILFTGIMVFVFYQFEQSPVFFNENLTQKVYNTPFEDEMREVEKAHASTFQYKKEQINQYVTALNSGNDLTAKEAANKIRIAGKLDQKLRKESQSIIKNAIPGSEAKDTDYIFISFIMKYLPTGIIGLLLAVIFSAAMSSTSGELNALASTTVIDIYKRRINPSGSDKHYLSASKWFTVFWGLIAILFATFASLVDNLIQAVNILGSIFYGTILGIFLSAFYIKIIKSKEVFIAAIITQVTVILLYLYSDIGFLWYNVIGCALVIGLALVLGWFYRLRST; encoded by the coding sequence ATGGCAAACCTTGATTGGATAATTCTGTTTGGCACCCTTGCCTTTATTGTAATTTATGGTACCTGGAAGTCCAGGGGTAGCCAAAACATTGAAGGTTACCTTAAGGGTGACAATGAGATGAAATGGTATACAATTGGCTTGTCCATTATGGCCACCCAGGCTAGTGCTATTACGTTTCTTTCAACTCCTGGTCAGGCTTTTGAAGATGGCATGCGCTTTATCCAATTTTATTTTGGCTTGCCCATTGCCATGATAATAATTTCTTTTACCATCCTGCCAATTTACTACAAACTCAAGGTTTATACAGCTTATGAATATTTAGAAAACCGCTTTGATTATAAAACAAGATTACTAGCTGCATTTCTTTTTTTAGTGCAACGTGGGCTTGCAGCAGGAATTACAATTTATGCACCCGCTATTATTTTGTCTTCTATTTTAGGATGGAATTTAAATTTCACCAACATATTTATTGGTTTCCTGGTAATAATCTATACAGTTGCTGGGGGAACAAAGGCAGTAAGCCAAACGCAAAAACAACAAATGCTTGTAATATTGGCAGGTATGACCATTGCATTTATTATTGTTGTAAACTCTTTGCCCCAACATATTACTTTTTCCAATGCGGTTTCCATTGCAGGCACAATGGGAAAAATGAATGTTGTAGATTTTTCTTTTGACTTTACCACCCGATATACCTTTTGGTCTGGAATTACAGGAGGCTTATTTCTTGCCATGTCCTATTTTGGAACGGATCAATCACAGGTTCAGCGTTATTTATCGGGTAAATCATTGAAAGAAAGCCGACTTGGATTAATGTTCAATGGAATTGTTAAAATACCAATGCAATTCTTGATTTTATTTACCGGGATAATGGTTTTTGTGTTTTATCAATTTGAACAATCGCCCGTATTTTTCAATGAAAATTTAACACAAAAGGTTTATAATACTCCTTTTGAGGATGAAATGAGAGAAGTGGAAAAAGCACATGCAAGCACCTTTCAATACAAAAAAGAGCAGATTAATCAGTATGTTACAGCTCTTAACTCAGGAAATGATCTAACAGCGAAAGAGGCTGCAAACAAAATTAGGATTGCAGGGAAATTAGACCAAAAACTACGAAAAGAAAGCCAAAGCATAATTAAAAATGCAATTCCAGGCTCTGAGGCAAAGGATACTGATTACATTTTTATTTCATTTATTATGAAATATCTTCCTACCGGTATTATTGGATTATTATTGGCAGTAATTTTTTCTGCAGCAATGTCCTCCACCTCAGGAGAACTTAATGCCCTTGCCTCTACAACCGTAATTGATATATACAAAAGGCGGATAAATCCTTCTGGTTCTGATAAACATTACTTAAGTGCATCCAAATGGTTTACTGTTTTTTGGGGGCTTATAGCTATTTTATTTGCCACTTTTGCTTCACTGGTCGATAACCTGATTCAAGCGGTAAATATTCTGGGTTCCATATTCTACGGAACCATTCTTGGAATCTTTCTTTCAGCTTTTTACATCAAAATAATAAAATCAAAGGAGGTTTTCATTGCTGCCATTATCACACAGGTAACCGTAATTTTGCTTTACCTTTATTCTGATATTGGTTTTCTTTGGTACAATGTGATTGGATGTGCATTGGTTATTGGGTTGGCATTGGTTTTGGGGTGGTTTTATAGGCTTCGTTCTACTTAA